A portion of the Lathamus discolor isolate bLatDis1 chromosome 5, bLatDis1.hap1, whole genome shotgun sequence genome contains these proteins:
- the TBPL1 gene encoding TATA box-binding protein-like 1 produces the protein MDADSDVALDILITNVVCVFRTRCHLNLRKIALEGANVIYKRDVGKVLMKLRKPRITATIWSSGKVICTGATSEEEAKFGARRLARSLQKLGFQVIFTDFKVVNVLAVCNMPFEIRLPEFTKNNRPHASYEPELHPAVCYRIKTLRATLQIFSTGSITVTGPNVKAVASAVEQIYPFVFESRK, from the exons ATGGATGCGGACAGTGATGTTGCACTGGACATTTTAATCACAAATGTAGTGTGTGTTTTTAGAACAAGATGTCATTTAAACTTGAGGAAGATCGCATTAGAGGGAGCAAATGTGATATACAAGCGTGATGTTGGG aaggtATTGATGAAGCTTAGAAAACCTAGGATTACGGCCACGATTTGGTCCTCAGGAAAAGTTATTTGCACAGGAGCCACAAG TGAAGAAGAAGCTAAATTTGGTGCCAGACGATTAGCTCGTAGTCTACAGAAACTAGGTTTTCAG GTAATTTTCACAGATTTTAAAGTTGTGAATGTTTTAGCGGTGTGCAACATGCCCTTTGAGATCAGATTGCCAGAATTTACGAAGAATAACAGACCTCATGCGAG ttATGAACCAGAACTTCATCCTGCCGTGTGTTACAGAATAAAAACTCTCAGAGCTACTTTACAGATTTTTTCCACAGGCAGTATCACAGTTACAG GGCCAAATGTAAAGGCTGTTGCCAGTGCTGTGGAACAGATTTACCCATTCGTGTTTGAAAGCAGGAAATAA